The nucleotide sequence TATTCGTTCATTCGTCCTGATTTAATGTCCGCGATGAAAAGGTCATACATGTATTGGTCAACACGACCAATGGACATACCCGTCTGGTTTTCTTCCACAACCAAAAGAGACTCGATAGTCCAAACCGCCTGGATGGCTTCCCAGAAGGTTTCCGGACGATGAGCCGGAACCTTAGCATTCACTTCAGCAATTCTTTGCAACTCTTGTTTACGGCGAGGGTCTGTTTCGTTCGCAGCAAGCCGGGCAGCGTATTCGGACATACGCCTGGCATAAACCATCACACCTTCTGCTGTCTCAATCACTGACTTGTAGAAGTAGATCTTTTCTACGTCATCCGGGTTTTGATAATCGAGTGCATCCAACTTCTCTTGTGCTTCGCGTTGGATATCTAACATCCCTTTTTTCATGACAATTACGTCATAACCAGGGTTAGAATCACCACCACCACTGGTTGCATGATAAGAGCAGTCAGAGACATAAGACTCACCAGAGAGCTCCCATAATCCGGCTTCACGATATAAACCTTCACAGTGCTCTTCAACAGAGCGCTCTTCCCAATAAGGGAAAATGGTTTCAAGCAGCTCTTTTTTATCACCGTCAGATAAATGGAATGGGTCTTGAGGGCGTGTGCCTATTGTTTCCAGTTCATCACGTAACCAACGCCAGGAAACATCCGGAGAGAAAGAACCTGTACGAGGAGCACCACATGGCGCACCAACAATCAGTTCGTTATCCTGAATAACCAGAGGGGCAGTTTCACAGTTACGAAGAAAACTTTTACTACGCAGAAGGGCTGGTGGCATACCCACATTTTCTTTATAAACCTGAGTAATAATACGGGCTCGGTCAATACTGATAGACGGAACATGTTTTAAGAATTTTTCTTTGAGTTTTACATGTCGTTCTGTAGGGCCATCTGGAATAGTTGTGCCGACTGGCATTACTTTTGACTCAGAAGCGGGGTGAGAAAACACTTCTGCTGATACATTTTGGAAAATTTGCTTTAGCGAATTGCGATCGGCTTCTGATAAATTTTTTGTTGCTTCTTCAAGTTTATTAGCAAAATCCGCAAGATTCATAATCTTTCACCTTTATTCCAGGTTATTGTTTAACGTTAATATTTGATCTATTTTTTATATTTTAACTATTTTGTATCGCTCTAAGTGCTTCCTGAATTAATTTTTGGACAGCATCAATAGAACTACCCTCATATTGAGGCTTTGCTTTTTGCTCATGGGGTTCACTTATTTTCCTCACCCCATAACCAACCTTTCTTATATAAGTTAAATTAGTCGGAGATATATTGTCCGCCGTAATACCTTGCCCGTAAGTTCTATTCGCAAGTGATACCGAAGGCGTCAAATTTGTTGTTAATCCAATCCCACCAAAAGAGGCTGGTGTATTAACTAATAATCTTCCCACTGGTTTTCTTAAAGCGAAAAGTGAAATAACTTCTTCATCGTTAGAATGAATAGTTAGCGTATGAGCATTGCGTTCATGAAGCAGTAATTCGATACATTTTTCGCATGCGTGCATCCAATCATCTTCAACATAATAGGCAAGTACCGGGGCTAATAACTCTCTAGAATATGGGTCGTTCTTGGTGACATACTTCCGCTCAGTGACTAAGAGACGAACGTTATCAGGAACAATAAAATTAGCTCGATTAGCAAGCTGTTTTGCTGACACACCAATCATCCCTAACCGGTGTTTTCCGCATTCTGCAAATAGAAGGTCCGCTAACGCGAGAGACTCTTCCTCCGTCATGAAGTAAGCACCTTGCTCCTGCATAAGTAAGCGGAGCTGAGACTCGATGCATGCATCGACAATAATAGAATGTTCTGCCGAAGGAGAAATACCGTTATCAAATACTTTACTAGAAACAATATCTTCAACTGCCTGAGAGATATCAGCTGTTCGCTCAATAAAAGCTGGCCCATTTCCTGTTCCGCTGTATATAACAGGCTTTCCCGAACAGCGCCCTAACTCAGCCATACCGGGAACACCTGAAAGCAAGATTAGTGCGGTCTCAGGGTGGTTTAATAACTCTCTGGTTCCTTCTTTTGTCACCGTATCCATATAGGATAGAGCCCCGTTAGGCAGGCCACTTTCTTCTGCCGCCTCAATCATGCAATCAAGCGTAGCTTTAATACATTTAGCAGCATTTGGATGAGGAGAAAAAACAATACTATTGCCAGATTTTATCGCAATAAGTGCCTTATATATTGTCGTAGATACAGGGCTGGTTACCGGAGATAGTCCGACTAACACACCAAAAGGTACACCTATATCCAATGTACGTTGTTTCTCATCTTTAGCGATAACACCAACACATCTTAAAGTGCGTAAATAGGTGAGAACATGCTGAGTTACGAACTGGTTTTTTTTGACTTTGTCTTGCCAGCGTCCATAACCTGTCTCTTCGACAGAAAGCTTCGCCAAGCTTTCAACTTGCTTTGAAACACTGGCAACCATAGCCTCGACAATGGCATCAAGTTTTTCCTGAGAAAATAAAGATAACTCCAGTTGTGCACTAGCTGCATTTTCCATAAGAACTCTTGATTCCTGTATGGAAACTAAGTCTTTATCCATTATCATGATTAGTACCGCCCAGTTGCAGATATTCTTTGTATTATCTTGTTTTAAATAACAGCCTATCTTTTCTCTTTAGGGGAAGGTCAATATATTCATCCTTCTAAATAGAGAAAAGTGTTAAGTGAAACAGGTTAATTTATGTTTTTATTGCTGTGTCTAAAAATATAATCCCGGCTTACATTTGCGTCATGGAAACACAATCATAATTTAACTTTTCAGTAAAATAATTAATCACTTCTTTAATAGCTGTTTCTACACTTGAAACATCCCCGGTGATCATAAGCGAGCCGTCTGAGCGTTCTAAAAAACCAATATTTACTTCCACTGTTTTAGTTGCAACATCAGCGGCAATGATTACACCTTCACATGGCGTAATATTCAAAATCCCTATTGCATTCCCTTTTTCTTTGTCTAGCTCCAACACATTGAAAAGTTCAGGCTGTGGATTTGAGATAACGTGAGCCAGAGTAATTTGCTTACCCGGCACGTGTTCCTGAATAATCCGTTGTTTCATTTCTTCATACATGAAGGTATACCTTTCTGAAGATCAGAAGTTATTAAATGATATATTTGTGTAGATCCTGGCTCGGAGATGGAATCACTACATGGCTCAATACCGGCCCGGACTCACCAACACCAGCAACACCCGCCTCTACTGCTGCCTGAACCGAAGAGACATCTCCTGACAAAATAACGAATGCCTTACCGGCTAACCCGGCAGCAAAACGGATATCTAAGACTTCAACATTAGCGGATTTAGCAGCGGCATCAGCAGCTAAGATACAACCTGCACAGGTATAAACTTCGATAACACCAAGGGCTGCCATATCATTCGCTTCAGGGATGCCCTGAAGAGCAGATGCCACTGAATGATGTATCCGGGGAATGGTGAAGCTATCTACCACCATGGCAGAACCGAGCATACAACCCGACTCCACACTACTTGTCACTGCAGCAGTATCTCCAGCAACAACTATCAAGTAACGACCAGGGCAGGTTGTTTTAGCCATAACTAAGTCCACATCAGCCGCTTTAATCATAGCGTCGGCCACCAGAATACCAACCGCCACACTGTTTAATTCAACACAACCGATTGTTTGCAATTGCATAAACTTCACCTATTACTTTCTGATTGTTATTACGTTATTTGATATGGACGAAACGACACCGGTGATGCTCGAGTGTATCCTTGCGCTCATGCTGCCTTCCGGGATCTCTCCAATACACTGCCCCTTTTCTACGCAATCACCAACATCAACTATGCACCTCGCAGGAGCACCAATGTGTTGAGATAAAGGAATAGATACCTGATCAGGAACGATCTCTCCCCCATAAGATGTACTAACATCGTACTTAGCAAGATCAAGGCGCTGGATAAGGCGTTGCGTTGGAATTCGACGACTTTCTCTGAATGGGTGAGCTTCCTGTGGTTCTCCCGTCGTCTCTAAACGAACACCGCCTTCTCTTAATTTCATCTTGATTTGTGCATTTAGTTCCCTTGGTGAGAGTCCCATAGGGCATGCAAATTTTTCACACACACCGCACTCTGAACAAAGCAGTGCTTTATGCGCTTCTTTGTTACCCAAAACGTCTTCCGCTCCAATTCTGGTGAGTTTATGCGGTTGTATATCGTGGCCTAACAAGAAACGCGGGCAAAGTTCAGTACATAACGTGCATTGGCAGCAGATCGAAGTTGTCAATTTACTGACTTGCCGTGTAGGCATAATTTTTCTAACCACAACCGTGTGCTCTGGCGGAAGAACTAAAATCCCACTGGTCGTTTTAGTGATTGGGCTGTTCACATCTGACAACACACGCCCCATCATTGGACCGCCATCTACGACAACATAATCATTGATGGTTGCACCGCCGGCATATTCGATAACCTCTGCCGCTGTTGTACCAACCGACGCACGAACGACCATCGGTGTTTTAACCGCACCAAAGACTGTAAGGTAACGATCGGTAACCGGTATATTGTTCAGTGCTAACCCAATGTTGTAAAAGGTCTCTACATTACTAACGACAGCACCAACATGAAGTGGTAATCCGCCTTGAGGAATTGTTCTACCCAGAACTTCATGTACTAATACATGCTCGTCACCAATAGGATAAAAGTTCTCTAATTCGAATATTTCAATGCGTGAGTCACCAAACTCTTCAACGACCGTTTTTAAAGATTTCAATGCTGTCTTATGTTTCGCTTTCAGGCACACAATGCCACGACTAGCCTCAGTGGCATTCATCATAGCTTCAACGCCTTTCAGCATCTCTGCTCCTGCGGTTTCAATCAAGTAAGGGTCACTCATTAGAAGTGGTTCGCAAGACGCACCATTTACTAATATCGTGTCCACTTTAGTATCAGCTTTTATATGAGTGGGTAATCCAGCACCACCACTACCGACAATGCCAGCATTTTTTATTATTCTAATTAATTCTTCTTTAATCATGCCTTTTGCTCTCAATACTTAGATAGTCACTGGTAATCATCATTTGTTTTAGCTAATTACGACCAGCCTCTAATAATTTTTTAGCAGATCTCTTCAAGCTTATAAAAAAACTCACAAGATCCATAATTTTCACCTTTAAAACCAGGTTATATTTAGAACAAATATCTAGTTATTTTTATAGTTTTAACTACTTTTTATTATTAAATATGTACTGAAATTTATTCCACACTGGCAGAAGCCCACATTCCACAAAAACATTTTCATAACATATGATTTACATTAGAAGTTTGAAACTTTTATGTTATGTGTATTTATAAATTTAAGGTAACAAA is from Vibrio sp. JC009 and encodes:
- a CDS encoding aldehyde dehydrogenase family protein; the encoded protein is MIMDKDLVSIQESRVLMENAASAQLELSLFSQEKLDAIVEAMVASVSKQVESLAKLSVEETGYGRWQDKVKKNQFVTQHVLTYLRTLRCVGVIAKDEKQRTLDIGVPFGVLVGLSPVTSPVSTTIYKALIAIKSGNSIVFSPHPNAAKCIKATLDCMIEAAEESGLPNGALSYMDTVTKEGTRELLNHPETALILLSGVPGMAELGRCSGKPVIYSGTGNGPAFIERTADISQAVEDIVSSKVFDNGISPSAEHSIIVDACIESQLRLLMQEQGAYFMTEEESLALADLLFAECGKHRLGMIGVSAKQLANRANFIVPDNVRLLVTERKYVTKNDPYSRELLAPVLAYYVEDDWMHACEKCIELLLHERNAHTLTIHSNDEEVISLFALRKPVGRLLVNTPASFGGIGLTTNLTPSVSLANRTYGQGITADNISPTNLTYIRKVGYGVRKISEPHEQKAKPQYEGSSIDAVQKLIQEALRAIQNS
- a CDS encoding BMC domain-containing protein; its protein translation is MYEEMKQRIIQEHVPGKQITLAHVISNPQPELFNVLELDKEKGNAIGILNITPCEGVIIAADVATKTVEVNIGFLERSDGSLMITGDVSSVETAIKEVINYFTEKLNYDCVSMTQM
- a CDS encoding BMC domain-containing protein; this encodes MQLQTIGCVELNSVAVGILVADAMIKAADVDLVMAKTTCPGRYLIVVAGDTAAVTSSVESGCMLGSAMVVDSFTIPRIHHSVASALQGIPEANDMAALGVIEVYTCAGCILAADAAAKSANVEVLDIRFAAGLAGKAFVILSGDVSSVQAAVEAGVAGVGESGPVLSHVVIPSPSQDLHKYII
- a CDS encoding 4Fe-4S dicluster domain-containing protein, giving the protein MIKEELIRIIKNAGIVGSGGAGLPTHIKADTKVDTILVNGASCEPLLMSDPYLIETAGAEMLKGVEAMMNATEASRGIVCLKAKHKTALKSLKTVVEEFGDSRIEIFELENFYPIGDEHVLVHEVLGRTIPQGGLPLHVGAVVSNVETFYNIGLALNNIPVTDRYLTVFGAVKTPMVVRASVGTTAAEVIEYAGGATINDYVVVDGGPMMGRVLSDVNSPITKTTSGILVLPPEHTVVVRKIMPTRQVSKLTTSICCQCTLCTELCPRFLLGHDIQPHKLTRIGAEDVLGNKEAHKALLCSECGVCEKFACPMGLSPRELNAQIKMKLREGGVRLETTGEPQEAHPFRESRRIPTQRLIQRLDLAKYDVSTSYGGEIVPDQVSIPLSQHIGAPARCIVDVGDCVEKGQCIGEIPEGSMSARIHSSITGVVSSISNNVITIRK